From a region of the Castanea sativa cultivar Marrone di Chiusa Pesio chromosome 10, ASM4071231v1 genome:
- the LOC142612355 gene encoding uncharacterized protein LOC142612355 yields the protein MGIKNRYSTAAYPQGNGQAEATNKVILTGLKKRLDDAKGRSTGETPFSMTYGMEAVIPLESGFPTLRSDQYNVKGNQGMLCDSLDTIEERREVASVKMGSYQQKLKQTYDKGVKSRPLVPEDLVLRKVVGTAKNPVWGKLGPNWEGSYRITFVVVVGAYRLEDLDGKTVYRPLERKQFTTLLLLNKGPSFI from the exons ATGGGAATAAAGAATAGGTACTCAACAGCGGCTTACCCTCAGGGAAATGGTCAAGCTGAGGCTACAAACAAGGTTATTTTGACTGGGTTAAAGAAGAGATTAGATGATGCTAAAGGAAG ATCAACTGGcgagacacccttttcaatgacatATGGAATGGAGGCGGTAATCCCTTTGGAGTCAGGCTTCCCCACCTTAAGATCTGACCAATATAATGTTAAGGGCAATCAGGGCATGCTATGCGACAGTTTAGATACTATTGAGGAAAGAAGAGAAGTAGCTAGTGTGAAGATGGGCAGTTACCAACAGAAACTCAAGCAAACATATGATAAAGGAGTGAAGTCGAGGCCCTTAGTGCCAGAAGATTTGGTTTTGAGAAAAGTGGTGGGAACAGCAAAGAATCCTGTCTGGGGCAAGCtagggcccaactgggaaggatcATATAGAATCACGTTTGTAGTAGTTGTGGGGGCTTATCGTTTGGAGGATTTAGATGGAAAAACGGTCTATCGCCCCCTGGAACGTAAACAATTTAcgacgttattattattaaataaaggGCCTTCTTTTATATAA